Proteins encoded by one window of Nitrincola iocasae:
- a CDS encoding acetoacetate--CoA ligase, whose amino-acid sequence MPTPLWSPSADRIQATRIESFIQYVNQHQGTSFSTYQDLWQWSVDELQSFWNHFWDFAAVLASEKGSQILVDGDKMPGAQWFPQARLNFAENLLKYRDDQPALVFRGEDGRRQSYTYAQLYIQVAGLASALRQQGVVKGDIVAGFVPNIPETVIAMLATTSIGAVWTSCSPDFGINGVLDRFGQVKPKILFTADGYIYNGKINSSIERVAGIASELSSVEHIVVIPFVEVSPDISALPGAKLLQDFTDADATDVVFEQLPFDHPLYVMYSSGTTGVPKCIIHSAGGTLLQQLKELVLHTDLSRKDSFFYYTTCGWMMWNWMVTGLATGCKLVLFDGSPFAPAPTVLWKMADEEQISVFGTSAKYIAALEKADVKPGRDFDLSSLKAVLSTGSPLAHESFDYVYREIKQDLQLSSISGGTDIVSCFALGSPILPVWAGELQCRGLAMAVDIFDDEGQPLRQQKGELVCTKPFPSMPIGFWNDPDNSRFTEAYFSQFDNIWAHGDYGEITAHDGVIIHGRSDAVLNPGGVRIGTAEIYRQVEKVDQVLESLCIGQPWKEDVRVVLFVRLKPDVTLNDALIDHIKTTIRANTTPRHVPAVIIQVADIPRTISGKIVELAVRKMVLGETVKNKDALANPEALELFRDLPQLQ is encoded by the coding sequence ATGCCAACGCCTCTCTGGAGCCCGTCAGCCGATCGCATTCAGGCGACCCGTATTGAATCGTTCATTCAATACGTCAATCAGCATCAAGGTACCTCATTTTCCACTTATCAAGATTTATGGCAATGGAGTGTGGATGAGCTTCAGAGCTTTTGGAATCATTTCTGGGACTTTGCAGCGGTGCTGGCCTCTGAAAAAGGATCGCAGATACTCGTCGATGGCGACAAAATGCCCGGTGCGCAGTGGTTTCCACAGGCTCGTCTGAATTTCGCTGAAAATTTGCTGAAATACCGGGATGACCAGCCTGCACTGGTGTTTCGGGGAGAAGATGGGCGTCGGCAAAGTTACACCTATGCACAACTCTATATCCAGGTGGCTGGGCTGGCTTCCGCCCTACGTCAGCAAGGAGTTGTAAAAGGAGATATCGTTGCTGGATTCGTTCCCAATATTCCGGAAACAGTGATTGCTATGTTGGCAACCACTTCAATTGGCGCGGTATGGACTTCCTGTTCACCGGATTTTGGCATCAACGGTGTGTTGGATCGCTTTGGTCAGGTCAAACCCAAAATCCTGTTTACCGCTGATGGCTATATTTACAACGGCAAAATTAACAGTTCGATTGAACGGGTAGCCGGTATAGCGTCTGAATTAAGCAGCGTTGAACATATTGTTGTTATTCCTTTTGTTGAAGTCAGTCCTGATATTTCAGCTCTGCCTGGCGCTAAATTACTGCAGGATTTCACTGATGCCGATGCCACTGATGTGGTTTTTGAGCAACTGCCTTTTGATCATCCGTTGTATGTCATGTATTCCTCAGGTACCACCGGAGTGCCTAAATGTATTATTCATAGTGCAGGTGGCACATTACTGCAACAGTTGAAAGAACTGGTTCTGCATACCGATCTTTCGCGAAAAGACAGTTTCTTTTACTACACTACCTGCGGCTGGATGATGTGGAACTGGATGGTTACCGGGCTGGCCACAGGCTGCAAGCTGGTTTTATTTGATGGCTCGCCTTTTGCTCCAGCCCCAACGGTACTTTGGAAAATGGCGGACGAAGAGCAGATTAGTGTATTTGGCACCAGTGCTAAATACATTGCAGCGTTAGAAAAGGCTGATGTAAAACCCGGACGTGATTTTGATCTGAGTTCACTGAAGGCGGTATTATCTACCGGTTCACCGCTGGCGCATGAAAGTTTTGATTATGTATACCGTGAGATCAAACAGGATCTGCAGCTATCATCTATCTCCGGTGGTACGGATATAGTGTCCTGTTTTGCATTGGGCTCGCCTATTCTGCCGGTATGGGCGGGTGAGTTGCAGTGCCGTGGCTTGGCTATGGCTGTGGATATTTTTGATGATGAAGGTCAGCCACTGCGTCAGCAAAAGGGTGAATTAGTCTGTACTAAACCTTTCCCCAGCATGCCCATCGGTTTCTGGAATGATCCTGATAACAGCCGTTTTACTGAAGCGTATTTTTCCCAGTTCGATAATATCTGGGCGCACGGTGATTACGGTGAAATAACGGCGCATGATGGCGTGATTATTCATGGTCGCTCAGATGCGGTACTCAATCCCGGTGGTGTGCGTATCGGTACAGCAGAAATCTATCGACAGGTGGAAAAGGTGGATCAGGTACTGGAAAGCCTGTGTATTGGCCAGCCCTGGAAAGAGGATGTGCGTGTCGTGCTGTTTGTGCGATTAAAGCCAGACGTGACACTGAATGACGCCTTGATCGATCATATCAAGACCACTATTCGCGCTAATACTACACCTCGCCATGTGCCTGCTGTGATCATTCAAGTGGCTGATATTCCACGTACCATCAGTGGCAAGATCGTGGAACTGGCGGTTAGAAAAATGGTGTTGGGTGAAACGGTTAAAAACAAAGATGCCCTGGCGAATCCAGAAGCTTTGGAACTGTTCAGGGATCTGCCGCAGTTACAGTAA
- a CDS encoding 16S rRNA (uracil(1498)-N(3))-methyltransferase, translated as MNLILLYPGELSNSTAVVLKDRRFEHIRDVHRAQPGDSLRVGMLDGAIGAARVVRLDRLSVELEVDFSAPRQPPAPLPVILVLALPRPKMFKRIMQTVATLGVKEIWLIHSYRVDKSYWSSPLLSDSMIQAQLLLGLEQAGDTLMPRVEIRKRFKPFVEDELPGLLADRQGWVAHPYDAEPCPPASNAPALVAVGPEGGFISYEVDKLQEAGLHRLSLGSRILRVETAVPVLLSRLFPLS; from the coding sequence ATGAATCTTATATTGCTGTACCCAGGGGAGTTGAGCAATTCAACTGCCGTGGTGTTAAAAGATCGTCGCTTCGAACATATTCGTGATGTACATCGTGCGCAGCCAGGTGACAGCCTGCGGGTGGGTATGCTTGATGGCGCAATCGGAGCTGCTCGGGTCGTTCGACTGGATAGACTTTCAGTAGAGCTGGAGGTGGATTTTAGTGCACCACGTCAGCCGCCAGCGCCCCTGCCGGTGATTTTAGTGCTGGCACTGCCACGGCCGAAAATGTTCAAACGTATTATGCAAACAGTGGCGACTCTCGGCGTCAAAGAGATCTGGTTGATACACTCCTACCGAGTGGATAAAAGTTACTGGTCATCACCTTTGCTGAGTGATTCCATGATCCAGGCTCAGTTGCTGCTGGGGTTGGAGCAGGCCGGTGATACCCTGATGCCGCGGGTTGAGATACGTAAACGCTTCAAACCCTTCGTTGAGGATGAGTTACCGGGGTTATTGGCTGACCGACAAGGCTGGGTTGCACATCCTTACGATGCTGAACCTTGCCCGCCTGCCTCCAATGCACCGGCACTGGTAGCCGTAGGTCCTGAGGGGGGCTTTATCAGTTACGAGGTAGATAAGTTGCAAGAGGCGGGTTTGCATCGGTTATCCTTGGGTTCGCGTATATTGCGTGTGGAAACAGCTGTTCCGGTGCTGTTATCGCGGCTTTTCCCACTTAGTTGA
- a CDS encoding 3-hydroxybutyrate dehydrogenase: MSRIKRALITGSTSGIGLAIAHQLAVAGTDVVLHGLESQEDGDKLAIAFHNQHGVEAIYVQADISHPDNIDAMMSQIKAQVGPITILVNNAGIQHTAPVEDFPPHKWDQILAVNLSAAFHTTRLTIPAMQAQGWGRIINISSVHGLVASVHKAAYCAAKHGLIGMTKVTALELAAKGITANCICPGWTDTPLLVEQFKAYAQDNNTSYEEAKQGLIKAKAPYPDFVSPADIGQLVLFLCSDAAKAITGTSMPIDGGWTAH; this comes from the coding sequence ATGAGTCGAATCAAACGCGCACTGATCACTGGGTCGACCAGTGGTATCGGTCTTGCTATCGCCCATCAGCTTGCAGTTGCCGGAACAGATGTGGTGTTGCATGGCCTGGAATCGCAGGAAGATGGTGACAAACTTGCCATTGCTTTTCACAACCAGCATGGTGTTGAAGCCATCTATGTTCAGGCAGATATCAGTCATCCAGATAATATTGATGCCATGATGTCGCAGATTAAAGCACAGGTTGGACCAATAACAATTCTAGTTAATAATGCCGGGATCCAGCACACCGCGCCGGTAGAGGATTTTCCACCGCATAAGTGGGATCAGATCCTGGCAGTTAATCTGTCGGCTGCATTTCACACCACGCGCTTGACGATCCCGGCCATGCAGGCACAGGGCTGGGGGCGCATTATCAATATATCCTCAGTTCACGGTCTGGTCGCTTCGGTTCATAAAGCGGCTTACTGTGCGGCGAAGCATGGTTTAATTGGTATGACTAAAGTGACGGCACTTGAACTGGCAGCTAAAGGAATAACAGCCAACTGCATCTGTCCCGGCTGGACGGACACGCCGTTGTTGGTAGAGCAATTTAAAGCCTATGCGCAAGACAATAACACCAGTTATGAAGAGGCCAAGCAAGGCCTGATCAAGGCGAAAGCCCCTTATCCGGATTTCGTATCACCAGCTGATATTGGTCAGTTGGTACTGTTCCTCTGTTCCGACGCGGCCAAAGCCATTACCGGAACATCAATGCCGATAGATGGAGGTTGGACTGCCCATTGA
- a CDS encoding symmetrical bis(5'-nucleosyl)-tetraphosphatase — MATYAIGDIQGCYDELMQLLDLINFNDSDHLWFAGDLVNRGQQSLEVLRFVSGLGERAQCVLGNHDLHLLALHYGATRDKRNSTLSQVLQAPDRDELMHWLRCRPLLVENEQLGYIMTHAGIPHIWSLGKARKRAQEVERVLRSKDVGDFFNHMYGNKPDTWHNDLEGWARLRLITNYFTRMRFITPNGQLEFNGNGEADTAPDGFLPWFAVRRQSPLLRRQLFGHWAALMGSTGKPETIALDTGCVWGFSLSAFCLENQTLTRCNCTAYQPKPHEKIV; from the coding sequence ATGGCTACTTACGCAATTGGCGATATTCAGGGCTGCTATGATGAGCTGATGCAACTGCTTGATCTGATCAACTTCAATGATTCAGACCATCTATGGTTTGCAGGTGATCTTGTCAATCGTGGCCAACAATCGCTGGAGGTGCTGCGTTTTGTATCCGGGCTCGGTGAGCGCGCTCAATGCGTACTGGGTAATCATGATCTGCACCTGTTAGCCCTGCATTATGGTGCTACACGTGACAAACGTAACAGCACCCTGAGCCAGGTACTGCAAGCCCCTGACCGTGATGAACTGATGCACTGGCTCAGATGCCGGCCTTTACTGGTCGAAAATGAGCAACTTGGCTACATTATGACACATGCCGGCATTCCACATATCTGGTCGCTGGGAAAAGCCAGAAAACGTGCTCAGGAAGTTGAACGGGTACTGCGCAGTAAAGATGTCGGCGATTTTTTTAATCACATGTATGGCAACAAACCGGATACCTGGCATAACGACCTTGAAGGCTGGGCACGCTTACGTCTGATCACCAATTACTTTACCCGAATGCGTTTTATCACACCAAACGGACAACTGGAATTTAATGGTAATGGTGAAGCGGATACAGCGCCGGATGGCTTTTTGCCCTGGTTTGCTGTCAGGCGCCAATCACCACTGCTGCGTAGACAGCTTTTTGGTCACTGGGCCGCACTGATGGGGAGCACCGGCAAACCGGAAACCATCGCCCTGGACACTGGCTGTGTCTGGGGGTTCAGTCTCAGCGCTTTCTGTCTGGAAAACCAGACACTGACTCGCTGTAACTGCACGGCCTATCAACCCAAACCACATGAGAAAATTGTCTGA
- the glpE gene encoding thiosulfate sulfurtransferase GlpE, with protein sequence MSQFKAIAPQAAATLIEQGAAIVDIRDQNSFSASHIAQAQHLNNDNLPVFLQQADRQQALIVYCYHGISSQSAADFLAGQGFSEVYSLDGGFEQWKLQYPELCQA encoded by the coding sequence ATGAGCCAATTTAAAGCGATTGCACCCCAAGCGGCAGCCACTCTTATAGAGCAGGGTGCTGCCATTGTCGATATACGCGACCAGAACAGCTTCAGCGCTAGCCATATTGCCCAAGCCCAGCACCTCAACAACGATAATCTGCCAGTTTTCCTGCAACAGGCTGACCGCCAGCAAGCACTGATCGTCTACTGCTACCATGGAATAAGCAGCCAATCTGCAGCTGACTTTCTCGCCGGACAGGGTTTTTCCGAAGTCTATAGCCTGGATGGTGGCTTTGAACAATGGAAACTACAGTACCCGGAACTGTGCCAAGCCTGA
- a CDS encoding TRAP transporter substrate-binding protein: MKKSLLAAAVSFSLVTSTAVMAEFDRVRWQVPMGFPSTLTALGDTMPEVSRMVDEMSDGRVTLQTFEPGALIPALGAFENVSNGNVPAAYSWMGYEWGQLPVAALFGATPFGLESQEFLAWMNFHGGDELLKEAFAPYNVYPIHCGTISPEAAGWFREEMDSVDKFEGLKFRAAGVGGEIMAEFGMSVTLLPGGELYQALETGVLDGTEFSLPTVDEQLGFYQVAKHYYLPGWHQPSTNQFLYVNMDEWNGLNAQTQALIENACMAGNAMALAKAEALQGAVLESFKEKGVTLHQYPEDVLEAFEEATDRVMARRSESDPMFAKVYESMKAFQAEHRTWKHLGYLPRDWGVED; this comes from the coding sequence ATGAAAAAATCACTACTAGCCGCTGCTGTTTCTTTCTCTCTGGTGACCTCCACGGCTGTTATGGCCGAGTTCGACCGTGTTCGCTGGCAGGTTCCCATGGGCTTCCCATCTACATTGACGGCGTTGGGGGATACCATGCCCGAGGTTTCTCGCATGGTAGATGAAATGAGTGATGGTCGAGTCACTTTACAGACCTTTGAACCAGGTGCCTTGATCCCTGCTTTAGGCGCTTTCGAAAACGTCAGCAACGGCAACGTACCCGCGGCCTATTCCTGGATGGGGTATGAATGGGGTCAGCTTCCAGTTGCGGCCTTATTCGGTGCCACACCTTTCGGGTTGGAATCGCAGGAATTTCTGGCCTGGATGAATTTTCACGGTGGCGATGAACTGCTGAAAGAAGCCTTCGCACCCTACAATGTCTACCCGATTCATTGTGGCACTATCAGTCCGGAAGCCGCTGGCTGGTTCCGTGAAGAAATGGATTCAGTAGATAAATTTGAGGGCCTGAAGTTTCGTGCTGCCGGTGTTGGTGGTGAAATCATGGCCGAGTTCGGTATGTCTGTGACCTTATTGCCAGGTGGCGAGCTGTATCAGGCATTGGAAACCGGTGTGCTGGATGGCACCGAATTCTCATTACCAACAGTGGATGAGCAGTTGGGCTTCTATCAAGTAGCTAAGCATTACTACTTGCCGGGTTGGCATCAGCCATCTACCAACCAATTCCTCTATGTGAATATGGATGAGTGGAACGGCTTGAATGCGCAGACCCAGGCACTGATTGAAAATGCCTGTATGGCCGGTAACGCTATGGCACTTGCCAAAGCTGAAGCTTTGCAGGGGGCCGTGCTGGAAAGCTTTAAAGAGAAGGGTGTAACACTGCATCAGTATCCTGAAGATGTGTTGGAGGCTTTTGAGGAGGCCACTGATCGAGTCATGGCGCGTCGTTCAGAAAGTGATCCTATGTTTGCCAAGGTTTATGAATCGATGAAAGCCTTCCAGGCCGAGCATCGTACCTGGAAACATCTGGGTTATCTGCCGCGTGATTGGGGCGTTGAAGACTGA
- the msrA gene encoding peptide-methionine (S)-S-oxide reductase MsrA, with amino-acid sequence MAIATFAAGCFWGVELTFAELSGVTETAVGYMGGSSEHPDYQAVCQGDTGHAEVVQVVFDTEQLSYEALLAVFWQCHNPTTLNRQGPDVGTQYRSVIFYQDEAQRVLAEQSKADMDAAGVFAQPVVTQILPVATFWRAEEYHQQYLAKRGQGHCRL; translated from the coding sequence ATGGCTATAGCAACGTTTGCCGCCGGGTGTTTCTGGGGCGTAGAGCTGACATTCGCCGAATTGAGCGGTGTCACAGAGACAGCCGTGGGCTACATGGGTGGTAGTAGTGAGCATCCGGATTATCAAGCGGTATGCCAGGGAGATACTGGTCATGCTGAAGTGGTGCAGGTGGTGTTCGATACAGAGCAGCTAAGCTATGAAGCACTCCTGGCTGTGTTCTGGCAGTGCCACAATCCCACAACTTTGAATCGACAGGGACCGGATGTTGGCACACAGTACCGTTCGGTCATTTTTTATCAGGATGAGGCGCAGCGTGTATTGGCAGAGCAGAGTAAAGCGGATATGGATGCCGCCGGGGTGTTCGCGCAACCTGTTGTGACGCAGATTCTGCCAGTAGCAACTTTTTGGCGCGCTGAAGAATACCACCAACAGTACCTTGCTAAGCGCGGTCAGGGACACTGCCGACTCTGA
- a CDS encoding sigma-54 interaction domain-containing protein, whose protein sequence is MTALNLKEFDTRILRTRILKFLQHSFDDFYEHTIAADKKGILTWMSESYCQFLGLTESPVGKHITEIIPNSYLPQVIASGKPVLLDVLYIRNQWVLVSAVPLLNKQKEVEGAFAFVATDSPSTAKPLLAKYNRLQSELRNSKHYQSERSSRYQLSQISGQSDALKTVKHQIRQAGRFDISVLLTGETGTGKELFAHALHNLSDRADKPFVSINVAAIPDTLIEAEFFGVAPGAFTGAKKEGRPGKIEIAQDGTLFLDEIGDMPLALQSKLLRVLQEKEFEKVGSNEVQATNVRIVAATSRDLLHMVSMGEFRADLYYRLSAMPIHLPPLRERMEDIELLSERILDECCERLGVATKELTVDALDLLKSHDWPGNVRELYNVIERACIMNENATQISGKGFRDVFTNNLIRHEELRTPLAALTANQQNPWQNIGSEPKTLKEQVRETERQAITEALKQASGHRTRAAKALGISRAALYQKLESLQIN, encoded by the coding sequence ATGACAGCACTGAATCTAAAAGAATTTGACACCCGCATTCTCAGAACCCGCATCCTTAAGTTTCTGCAGCACTCCTTTGATGATTTTTACGAACACACCATTGCGGCAGATAAAAAAGGCATCCTCACCTGGATGAGCGAAAGCTACTGCCAGTTTCTGGGCCTGACTGAAAGTCCGGTGGGCAAACACATCACCGAGATTATTCCCAACAGCTACCTGCCTCAAGTAATCGCGAGTGGCAAGCCGGTACTGCTGGATGTGCTGTATATTCGCAATCAATGGGTTCTGGTCAGTGCTGTACCGCTATTGAACAAGCAGAAGGAGGTGGAGGGTGCTTTTGCCTTTGTTGCCACAGACAGCCCTTCGACTGCCAAACCCTTGCTAGCTAAATACAACCGCCTGCAAAGCGAGCTGCGCAACTCCAAGCATTATCAGTCAGAACGCAGCTCGCGTTATCAATTGTCACAGATTTCCGGACAAAGCGACGCCTTAAAAACCGTTAAACATCAGATACGTCAGGCAGGTCGGTTTGATATCTCGGTATTACTAACGGGTGAAACGGGCACCGGTAAAGAATTGTTTGCCCATGCACTGCACAATCTGTCGGATCGGGCTGACAAGCCGTTTGTATCCATTAACGTCGCCGCCATTCCGGACACGCTGATAGAGGCCGAATTTTTTGGTGTAGCACCCGGCGCATTTACCGGTGCAAAGAAAGAAGGTCGCCCTGGCAAGATAGAGATTGCTCAGGATGGCACCCTGTTTCTGGATGAAATTGGTGATATGCCGCTTGCCCTGCAATCCAAGTTACTACGCGTACTGCAGGAAAAGGAGTTTGAAAAAGTGGGTTCCAACGAGGTCCAGGCCACCAATGTCAGAATTGTTGCCGCTACCAGTCGCGACCTGCTGCACATGGTCTCCATGGGAGAGTTCCGGGCGGATCTTTATTATCGCCTGAGTGCCATGCCGATTCATCTACCACCCTTACGTGAACGTATGGAAGATATCGAACTACTCAGTGAGCGTATTCTGGATGAATGCTGCGAGCGTCTGGGCGTGGCCACTAAAGAGCTGACTGTGGATGCGCTGGACCTGCTCAAATCACATGACTGGCCAGGTAATGTACGTGAACTTTACAATGTCATCGAACGCGCCTGTATCATGAATGAAAATGCTACCCAGATCAGTGGCAAGGGTTTTCGTGACGTATTCACCAACAACCTGATACGCCATGAAGAATTGCGTACGCCCCTGGCGGCCCTGACAGCCAATCAGCAGAATCCCTGGCAGAATATCGGTAGTGAGCCCAAAACACTGAAAGAGCAGGTTCGTGAAACAGAACGCCAAGCCATTACTGAGGCACTGAAACAAGCCAGCGGCCATCGTACCCGGGCGGCTAAGGCATTAGGGATTTCACGCGCTGCGTTATATCAGAAACTGGAATCACTGCAGATCAACTAA
- a CDS encoding TRAP transporter large permease yields the protein MFETNELIVIAMLSSFILLIFSGYPVAWILAGISVLFSAGSIIAYQYFDVDTYFLTDWRIFGVMVQRIYTQMTNWVLVALPMFIFMGLMLERSGVAEKLMKNFVELFGRFRGGLGVAVITIGILLAASTGIVGASVVLLAMLSIPTMLEQKYSPAFASGIVASAGTLGILIPPSIMLIIMADQLSLAVGDLFMGALIPGVMLGLMYIAYVVLASIFVPSLARPKTDLPPISFKMVLSTLWAVVPSLGLILAVLGSIFLGIATPTEAAGVGALGATILAAMNGRLNKEVLKDVSIKTSITTAFVFGIFLGATAFAVVMRSLGGDEFIGGMLKSIPLSPEGIVIVILLITFAAGFFLDWLEISLILLPLVGPVVSALGFDLTWFVVLFALALQTSFLTPPVGFSLFYLKGVVPPSIKTTDIYKGVIPFILIQLLAVAMVFYWKDLVLWLPGVRYG from the coding sequence GTGTTTGAAACCAATGAATTAATTGTAATTGCCATGCTTAGCAGTTTTATACTGCTGATCTTTTCTGGCTACCCTGTTGCCTGGATACTAGCTGGCATTTCGGTGTTGTTTAGTGCCGGTTCAATCATTGCTTATCAATATTTTGATGTAGATACCTATTTTTTGACCGATTGGCGTATCTTTGGGGTGATGGTCCAACGAATCTATACGCAGATGACCAACTGGGTATTGGTGGCCTTGCCCATGTTTATCTTTATGGGGTTGATGCTGGAACGATCCGGCGTAGCTGAAAAGCTGATGAAGAACTTTGTCGAGCTATTTGGCCGCTTTCGGGGTGGTTTGGGTGTGGCTGTTATTACCATCGGTATTCTATTGGCGGCTTCAACCGGCATAGTGGGTGCTTCGGTGGTACTGCTGGCGATGTTGTCTATCCCGACCATGCTGGAACAAAAGTATTCGCCCGCCTTTGCCAGTGGCATTGTAGCTTCAGCCGGCACCCTGGGGATTCTGATTCCACCGAGCATCATGCTGATTATCATGGCTGATCAGTTGTCCTTGGCCGTTGGTGATCTGTTTATGGGGGCTCTGATTCCGGGGGTTATGCTGGGGTTAATGTATATCGCTTATGTGGTACTGGCCTCCATATTTGTTCCGTCACTGGCTCGTCCGAAAACGGATCTGCCACCAATCTCTTTTAAAATGGTGCTGTCGACCTTATGGGCCGTTGTGCCTTCGTTGGGTCTGATTCTGGCGGTGCTGGGTTCCATTTTTCTCGGCATTGCCACACCCACAGAAGCGGCGGGTGTCGGTGCTTTGGGTGCAACTATACTGGCTGCGATGAATGGTCGTCTGAATAAAGAAGTACTCAAAGATGTGAGTATCAAAACCAGTATTACTACGGCTTTTGTGTTTGGTATTTTCCTTGGCGCCACAGCCTTTGCGGTGGTTATGCGGTCTTTGGGAGGTGATGAATTTATTGGTGGTATGCTGAAGTCCATTCCGCTGTCGCCAGAAGGCATAGTCATCGTGATTTTATTGATTACCTTCGCAGCAGGGTTCTTCCTTGACTGGCTGGAAATCAGTTTAATCCTGTTACCACTGGTTGGGCCGGTCGTTTCTGCTCTGGGCTTTGATCTGACCTGGTTTGTAGTGCTGTTTGCGCTGGCATTACAAACATCATTTTTGACTCCGCCTGTGGGCTTCTCGCTGTTTTATCTGAAAGGGGTGGTGCCACCGAGTATCAAGACCACCGATATTTACAAAGGCGTTATTCCATTCATCTTGATTCAGCTGCTGGCCGTGGCGATGGTGTTCTACTGGAAGGATCTGGTGCTTTGGCTGCCGGGGGTACGTTACGGGTGA
- a CDS encoding TRAP transporter small permease subunit, translating into MAEYNVDLNKVEEAVAHKAAVEYPRTLVSDVLEGTVEFFGKYTSLLWIALMLLIVANVLMRYTLGTNFIALEELQWHLYAVGFMVGLSYCVLHDGHVRVDVLAEHWHPRTRAVVEIIGLVVLFLPFCYFILSYAWPFVERSYRINEVSAAPGGLPMRWLIKSVILLAFTLMAMAAVARLIRAFSFLTGFPRERKPSSK; encoded by the coding sequence ATGGCTGAATATAACGTAGATCTGAATAAAGTCGAGGAGGCGGTCGCTCACAAGGCGGCCGTCGAATACCCTCGAACGCTGGTTTCTGATGTGCTTGAAGGAACTGTTGAATTTTTCGGCAAATACACCTCTTTGCTCTGGATTGCGCTGATGTTGTTGATCGTAGCCAATGTGCTGATGCGCTATACCCTCGGAACAAACTTTATCGCGCTGGAAGAACTCCAGTGGCATCTTTATGCCGTGGGCTTCATGGTGGGCCTGTCCTATTGCGTCTTGCATGATGGTCATGTGCGCGTCGATGTTTTGGCTGAACACTGGCATCCACGCACCCGGGCAGTCGTTGAAATTATCGGATTGGTGGTGCTGTTTTTACCTTTCTGTTATTTCATCCTTTCCTACGCCTGGCCCTTTGTTGAGCGTTCTTACCGGATTAACGAAGTATCTGCAGCGCCGGGAGGTTTGCCGATGCGCTGGCTGATTAAATCGGTCATTTTGCTTGCGTTTACGCTGATGGCGATGGCTGCGGTTGCACGATTGATACGGGCATTTTCTTTCCTGACCGGCTTCCCGCGTGAGCGAAAGCCAAGCAGCAAATAA